In one window of Paucidesulfovibrio gracilis DSM 16080 DNA:
- a CDS encoding hybrid sensor histidine kinase/response regulator: protein MRLHLKAGLILLMMGLVPLLTMWVHVLLHLDDAVRESANRSLSALSLQVSKDIQRVVNEGMRSLQLLARQEELGRPSTDPKILQRELYNALHYHPHIKNITVLDTRGRMRVTLAHTFRGDWAETIWFQRALKGRSGFYGAHAQLYPFDVVMTASAPLIDPDQHFVSGVVVAHLDMEAVWDVVTGVDLGPGGRAMIVNDQGIVVASSDPSQNLLSMQNRSLREQLHSAPRGMVHSEFMGVPQVGAFAIVDSNQRDDIPTGWRVLLLQPRERAYAGLFGMQRSLLLAGALSLIAVGVLSFFFSRLLQRWLEIFTEVLQRLGNGDFKARIPVRGRDEIAELGNAVNRTALELQKTDQQLRHYQQGLEQQVRDRTADLEHAKNEAEQANRAKDEFLASMSHEIRTPLNAITGLTEIVLQGQLSHGQRDALGTVLDSSEHLLNVIDDILDFSLVEANRLQLDISDFNLHGLLRSVISTLRLQAETKQLRLELEIDPDTPQFVRGDPGRLRQVLFNLAGNALKFTGQGVVRVQAGPGPTHIQEATEPETQTVLFSVQDTGPGIPPDAQQIIFDSFQRGAHTGDPARRGTGLGLSISRRLVELMQGSIWVSSTPGQGSEFYFTVKLERGDPARTMVPQHPTSPLLPQSDKSKDGFAVLVAEDNPVNVKVVSLLLEKMGCSPVVVDNGQAALDTLARQSFDIVLMDVEMPGMDGLEATRRIRQGVPGETPRDVPIIALTAHTTDEIKRACFQAGMDDFLPKPVRLTDLTEIMKRFRPTRTAGSLSATMIPEATPPLPSADHVPTSGKPDAEASSTPVTPARLDSATAMVHLGIDQNTYISIFDSALKEAEKRLQGTRQALSTGDMDALRRHAHTMKSSAGSIGAEQFQNWARELETAAAAGDESRAELLIRQLEAEAEALHQLRPAPLAP, encoded by the coding sequence ATGCGCCTGCACCTCAAAGCCGGTCTTATTTTGCTCATGATGGGACTTGTCCCCCTCTTGACCATGTGGGTGCATGTGTTGCTGCACCTGGACGATGCCGTACGGGAAAGCGCGAACCGTTCTCTGTCGGCCCTAAGCCTCCAGGTAAGCAAGGATATTCAGCGGGTCGTGAACGAAGGCATGCGCAGCCTGCAATTGCTTGCCAGGCAAGAAGAACTCGGCCGCCCCTCAACGGATCCCAAAATCCTGCAACGGGAACTTTACAACGCCCTGCACTACCATCCGCACATAAAAAACATCACAGTGCTTGATACGCGTGGTCGGATGCGTGTCACCCTGGCACATACCTTTCGCGGAGACTGGGCCGAAACCATCTGGTTCCAACGTGCCCTTAAGGGCCGAAGCGGCTTTTACGGCGCCCATGCCCAGCTCTATCCTTTCGACGTGGTCATGACGGCTTCGGCTCCGCTTATTGATCCGGACCAACATTTTGTTTCCGGCGTGGTCGTAGCGCATCTGGACATGGAGGCTGTCTGGGACGTGGTCACAGGGGTGGATCTCGGTCCGGGGGGTCGCGCCATGATCGTCAACGACCAAGGTATTGTCGTGGCTTCAAGCGATCCATCGCAAAACCTGCTTAGCATGCAAAACCGATCGCTCCGGGAGCAGCTGCACTCCGCGCCGCGCGGCATGGTCCACTCGGAGTTCATGGGCGTACCGCAGGTGGGCGCATTCGCCATTGTGGACAGCAACCAGCGCGACGACATCCCCACGGGCTGGCGCGTTCTGCTCTTGCAGCCACGAGAACGGGCCTATGCAGGGTTGTTCGGCATGCAACGCAGTCTGCTGCTTGCCGGAGCCTTGTCGCTGATCGCGGTGGGCGTCCTGAGCTTCTTTTTCAGCCGCTTGCTCCAACGCTGGCTGGAGATATTCACGGAAGTGCTCCAACGCCTGGGCAATGGGGATTTCAAGGCCCGCATTCCAGTGCGTGGCAGGGACGAGATTGCGGAGCTGGGCAACGCTGTCAACCGTACAGCATTGGAACTACAAAAAACCGATCAACAACTGCGGCACTACCAGCAAGGTCTGGAGCAACAGGTACGCGACCGCACGGCGGATCTGGAACACGCCAAAAACGAAGCGGAACAAGCCAACCGAGCCAAAGATGAATTCCTGGCCTCCATGAGCCATGAAATCCGTACGCCGCTCAACGCCATCACCGGGCTAACCGAAATCGTCCTTCAGGGCCAGCTCAGCCATGGACAGCGCGACGCTCTCGGCACAGTATTGGATTCCTCGGAGCACCTGCTCAACGTCATCGACGATATTCTGGACTTTTCCCTTGTGGAAGCCAACCGACTACAGCTCGACATTTCCGATTTTAACTTACACGGCCTGCTGCGTTCCGTAATCAGCACGCTGCGCCTCCAGGCCGAAACAAAACAGCTGCGCCTTGAACTGGAAATCGACCCGGACACCCCGCAGTTTGTACGCGGCGACCCGGGCCGCCTCCGGCAGGTGCTCTTCAATCTCGCCGGGAACGCCCTAAAGTTCACCGGCCAAGGTGTGGTACGGGTTCAGGCCGGTCCCGGCCCTACACACATCCAGGAAGCAACGGAACCAGAGACGCAAACCGTCCTCTTCTCTGTTCAGGATACTGGCCCAGGCATCCCGCCCGATGCGCAACAGATCATCTTTGATAGCTTTCAGCGCGGAGCACACACGGGGGATCCCGCCAGACGCGGCACCGGATTAGGGCTTTCCATCTCCCGGCGACTTGTGGAGCTTATGCAGGGGAGCATCTGGGTCAGTAGCACCCCGGGGCAGGGAAGTGAATTTTACTTCACAGTCAAACTTGAGCGGGGAGATCCGGCCCGCACAATGGTCCCACAACACCCGACATCACCCCTCTTGCCCCAATCAGACAAAAGCAAGGACGGATTTGCCGTGCTGGTGGCGGAGGACAACCCTGTGAACGTCAAGGTCGTTTCCTTGTTGTTGGAAAAAATGGGATGCAGCCCTGTTGTCGTGGACAACGGGCAGGCTGCCCTGGACACGCTTGCACGGCAATCCTTTGATATCGTTCTCATGGATGTGGAGATGCCGGGTATGGACGGCCTGGAGGCTACACGACGAATCAGGCAAGGCGTCCCCGGTGAGACGCCCCGGGATGTTCCCATCATTGCCCTGACCGCGCATACCACGGACGAGATCAAACGCGCCTGTTTCCAGGCAGGCATGGACGATTTTTTACCTAAACCAGTGCGTCTTACGGACCTGACCGAAATCATGAAACGCTTCCGCCCCACGCGCACAGCCGGTTCTCTGTCTGCGACCATGATCCCGGAAGCCACGCCCCCCTTGCCCTCCGCAGACCACGTTCCAACGTCGGGGAAACCGGATGCCGAGGCCTCGTCAACCCCGGTCACTCCAGCCCGGCTGGACAGCGCCACGGCCATGGTTCACCTGGGCATTGATCAAAACACGTATATCTCGATCTTTGATTCCGCGCTAAAAGAGGCGGAAAAACGCCTGCAAGGGACCAGACAGGCTCTGTCCACCGGTGACATGGATGCCTTGCGGCGTCATGCCCACACCATGAAAAGCAGCGCCGGGAGCATCGGTGCCGAGCAGTTTCAAAACTGGGCCAGAGAACTGGAAACCGCCGCGGCAGCCGGTGATGAATCCCGTGCTGAACTTCTGATCCGGCAACTGGAAGCCGAGGCCGAAGCATTGCACCAACTGCGCCCGGCCCCACTCGCTCCATAA
- a CDS encoding recombinase family protein produces the protein MSQVHAYCRVSTTDQDATMQVEDIRKKFPNAVIHEEKASASSRDGRPKLELLLSVLREGDKLVVWKLDRLARNTLELLQIKDEIAEKGAGLVVLDMDIDTSTASGKCFLQMLAVFAEFETNLRKERQMAGIQQAKAEGKYKGRPVSLDKDAIGEMLADGATHSAIAKKLGISTKSVQRVRREIEDRTKIDGRGTSTAEARQLERKPLDH, from the coding sequence ATGTCACAGGTTCACGCATACTGCCGAGTCAGCACTACAGACCAAGATGCCACCATGCAGGTCGAGGACATCCGCAAGAAGTTCCCCAACGCCGTCATTCACGAGGAGAAGGCCAGTGCGTCCAGCAGGGACGGTAGACCCAAGCTCGAACTGCTGCTTTCTGTATTGCGCGAAGGCGACAAGCTAGTGGTCTGGAAGCTGGATCGCCTTGCCCGGAACACACTCGAACTACTCCAGATCAAGGACGAGATCGCAGAGAAAGGTGCGGGGCTCGTGGTCCTCGACATGGACATCGACACCAGCACGGCAAGCGGAAAGTGCTTCCTGCAGATGCTGGCGGTTTTCGCGGAATTTGAGACCAACCTCCGCAAGGAGCGACAGATGGCAGGCATCCAACAGGCCAAGGCCGAGGGCAAGTACAAAGGGCGTCCTGTCTCTCTCGATAAAGATGCCATCGGTGAGATGCTGGCGGACGGGGCAACCCATTCGGCCATCGCCAAAAAGCTCGGTATCAGCACCAAGAGCGTTCAGCGTGTACGCCGCGAGATCGAGGATCGTACCAAGATCGACGGACGCGGTACCAGCACTGCCGAGGCCCGACAGCTTGAACGGAAGCCGTTGGATCACTGA
- a CDS encoding ATP-dependent helicase: MNIDEVLDEKLTPDQKAAAIDTANEILCLACAGSGKSRTTAYRIAWLVANGEAPDSIVAFTFTEKAADSIKRRVAEALQSVGISTDIMGAMYIGTIHGYCQHLLGQIDAIYRQFDVLDENRLVLYLVSRYPSLGVAGLRARARGNSYFAAIKETAGAWKTINDEMLEVEDVQQYDPELYNVIAALRDGLVMSQYIDFSLMIRLVADAMIAQHPGAEEATANLRHLLVDEYQDVSPAQEALIQELHSRSESLFVVGDDDQAIYAWRGADVSNILNFTSRFPQASQHELAINFRSTDAIVDTANRFAADELGASRIEKTPAAYQNITPRDFGIHWFDRREDEGKWVAQRIAELIGTAYVESDGEVRGLTPGDFAILMRSTRVAEMDGSPRHAAFTNALVQRDIKYSLESGGGPFERPQVSALRDSFNLLRQRSPSRGEVQALFNDVVIPAYPQADFNALARLMTHWGRLIHTPRAGARRRVYPQQLVHDLLEAFNLAASDFSDEVMRDIGLFSRMLQDVESVYMSVDSVGRFREILNFLENVADSGYDVSTDDVVQRPDAVFVSTVHKAKGLEFPVVFVVDAVNARFPKNKSKYSGFLPDEMIRPAIDRGAYHSTRDEEARLYYTAITRAERFLYISGAGLQPGGKRPKKTSAFTLRLQHDEIRDDSATLPAGLTQAPQRQRVDEVVLPTSFSDIKYYLRCPMDYRFRKGFGFSPPIPEMFGFGQTVHTAVGKLHEEFSAAQPTQDEAAAVAEQVFHLKHVPPSNDPQGNPGPYERAKEKAVDIVKIYAETYGDEFVRNRQIEARFEIPAQDSVISGAIDLLLKQGADGEIVEAEVVDFKAIEGGVPPEENPKLNWDDLSLQVQLYAKAAREVLGENAQTGSVHLLKDNQRVNVPVDQPALDAAVANVEWAVQGILSNDFPSRPAGEKCRDCDWGRLCPKEQQRFSFTGQYPPELSTPQGMNRVAACCDPDDED, translated from the coding sequence ATGAACATTGATGAAGTGCTGGATGAAAAACTAACACCGGATCAAAAAGCAGCTGCAATCGACACTGCGAATGAAATCCTCTGTCTCGCTTGTGCTGGCTCAGGGAAGTCGCGGACAACAGCATACAGGATCGCATGGCTTGTCGCCAACGGGGAAGCTCCCGACAGCATTGTTGCCTTCACGTTCACGGAGAAAGCCGCAGATTCAATCAAGCGGAGAGTGGCGGAAGCGTTGCAGTCTGTTGGGATCAGCACCGATATCATGGGGGCGATGTATATCGGCACGATTCATGGTTACTGCCAGCACCTGTTGGGGCAGATCGATGCCATTTATCGTCAATTTGATGTTCTGGATGAGAATCGGCTGGTGCTGTACCTTGTCTCCCGGTATCCAAGTCTTGGAGTAGCCGGGTTGCGGGCGCGGGCAAGGGGAAACAGTTATTTTGCCGCGATCAAGGAGACTGCCGGGGCATGGAAGACGATCAACGATGAAATGCTCGAGGTTGAGGATGTCCAGCAATATGATCCTGAACTCTACAACGTGATAGCAGCCCTTCGTGATGGGCTTGTAATGTCGCAATATATAGATTTTTCTCTTATGATACGCCTTGTGGCAGATGCTATGATCGCTCAGCATCCGGGGGCAGAAGAAGCAACCGCAAATCTCAGGCATCTGCTTGTTGATGAATATCAGGACGTATCGCCAGCTCAAGAGGCTCTTATACAGGAATTGCACAGCCGTTCCGAGTCGTTGTTTGTCGTTGGTGACGATGACCAAGCTATCTATGCGTGGCGAGGAGCGGATGTAAGCAATATCCTCAATTTCACATCACGATTCCCTCAAGCTTCTCAGCACGAGCTTGCTATCAATTTCAGGAGTACAGACGCAATCGTTGACACGGCCAACAGGTTCGCCGCAGATGAGCTTGGTGCAAGCCGCATTGAAAAAACGCCAGCGGCATACCAGAATATCACCCCACGCGATTTTGGAATCCACTGGTTTGATCGGCGAGAAGATGAGGGGAAATGGGTTGCTCAGCGGATAGCAGAACTTATAGGGACGGCATATGTCGAATCCGACGGAGAGGTGCGGGGGCTGACTCCCGGGGATTTTGCAATCCTGATGAGGTCAACCCGAGTAGCAGAAATGGATGGTTCCCCGAGGCATGCCGCTTTTACAAACGCACTGGTACAGCGAGACATCAAATACAGTCTGGAATCTGGCGGTGGACCATTTGAGAGACCTCAAGTCTCAGCTTTGAGGGATTCGTTTAACTTGCTCCGCCAGCGCTCGCCAAGTCGAGGAGAAGTACAAGCCCTGTTCAATGATGTTGTCATTCCTGCTTACCCTCAGGCAGATTTCAACGCCCTCGCACGACTTATGACCCATTGGGGAAGGTTGATCCACACGCCCAGAGCTGGAGCGAGGCGGAGGGTTTATCCACAGCAGCTAGTTCATGACCTTCTTGAGGCATTCAATTTGGCGGCATCTGATTTTTCGGATGAAGTCATGAGGGATATCGGCTTGTTCAGTCGGATGCTGCAAGATGTCGAATCCGTCTATATGAGTGTCGATTCAGTTGGTAGGTTCAGGGAGATATTGAACTTTCTCGAGAATGTCGCTGATTCTGGCTATGACGTTTCGACAGACGATGTCGTCCAAAGGCCAGACGCCGTTTTCGTGTCGACAGTGCATAAGGCGAAAGGACTAGAGTTCCCTGTGGTCTTTGTCGTCGATGCAGTAAACGCTCGGTTCCCTAAAAACAAATCGAAGTATAGCGGGTTTCTCCCTGATGAGATGATACGCCCTGCAATTGATCGTGGAGCATATCATTCGACGCGAGATGAGGAGGCAAGGCTTTACTATACTGCCATTACGAGAGCTGAGAGATTCCTGTACATTTCCGGTGCTGGACTTCAACCCGGTGGGAAAAGACCGAAGAAGACCTCAGCATTTACCCTCAGGCTTCAACACGACGAGATTAGGGATGATTCTGCCACTCTCCCTGCTGGTCTCACCCAAGCTCCGCAACGGCAGCGGGTGGATGAGGTTGTGTTGCCGACGAGTTTTTCAGATATCAAGTACTATCTGCGGTGTCCGATGGACTATCGATTCCGCAAGGGATTCGGATTCAGCCCCCCAATTCCTGAAATGTTCGGGTTCGGGCAAACCGTACATACGGCTGTTGGTAAATTGCATGAAGAATTCAGTGCAGCCCAACCGACACAAGACGAAGCTGCAGCAGTCGCAGAGCAGGTTTTTCACCTCAAACATGTTCCACCTTCGAACGATCCTCAGGGGAATCCTGGCCCCTACGAAAGAGCCAAAGAGAAAGCTGTTGATATCGTCAAGATATATGCGGAGACGTATGGAGATGAGTTTGTTCGCAACAGGCAGATAGAAGCACGTTTCGAGATACCAGCGCAAGATTCAGTTATTTCTGGCGCGATCGACCTCCTTCTGAAGCAGGGGGCTGACGGGGAGATTGTTGAGGCCGAGGTTGTGGATTTCAAGGCCATTGAGGGTGGAGTCCCACCTGAAGAGAATCCGAAGCTCAACTGGGACGACTTGTCCCTACAGGTTCAGTTGTATGCCAAGGCAGCACGAGAGGTTCTCGGAGAGAATGCCCAGACTGGCTCAGTACATCTCCTGAAAGACAATCAACGAGTGAATGTCCCCGTGGATCAGCCTGCACTTGATGCAGCCGTGGCGAATGTCGAGTGGGCTGTGCAAGGGATTTTGAGTAATGATTTTCCCAGCCGGCCAGCAGGTGAGAAATGCCGTGATTGTGACTGGGGGCGTCTGTGTCCGAAGGAGCAACAGCGGTTCTCCTTTACAGGGCAATACCCGCCGGAACTGTCAACTCCGCAGGGGATGAATAGGGTGGCAGCTTGTTGCGATCCCGATGATGAAGATTAG
- a CDS encoding DNA cytosine methyltransferase has protein sequence MTSCHETVDSNEKKLQAVDLFCGCGGMSLGLRQAGFQVMAGIDIEPLAIEAYRANHPDTKAIQADICEVDPHLLMADLGMMKGDLPLLVGCPPCQGFSTMRTLNGARTVEDYGNDLLFEFLRFAEVMQPQAIMLENVPGLAEDARFKLFYEKLGKLGYMGKYDVLNTVDYRVPQRRRRLIYLGALGKEIPFAARNEEEITVRQAIGHLPPAGASGDAIHDIPERRTQRIRELIRLIPRDGGSRTDLPEEYVLECHKKCSGFKDVYGRMAWDSPSPTITSGCFNPSKGRFLHPVEDRAITLREAALLQGFPEDYCFPNTNSKSDIALMIGNALPPPFIAAHARSIRNIL, from the coding sequence ATGACTAGTTGCCATGAGACTGTAGATTCCAATGAGAAAAAACTGCAAGCCGTAGATTTGTTCTGTGGGTGCGGTGGGATGTCTCTTGGTCTGCGTCAGGCTGGGTTTCAAGTGATGGCCGGAATTGACATTGAACCGTTGGCGATTGAGGCCTATCGAGCAAACCATCCAGATACAAAAGCTATTCAGGCTGACATATGCGAAGTTGATCCTCATTTGTTGATGGCCGATCTGGGGATGATGAAGGGGGATTTGCCCCTACTCGTAGGATGTCCGCCGTGTCAGGGATTCTCGACAATGCGAACCCTCAATGGAGCAAGGACTGTTGAGGATTATGGCAACGATTTACTCTTCGAGTTTTTGCGTTTCGCAGAAGTGATGCAGCCTCAGGCTATCATGCTAGAAAACGTCCCCGGTCTTGCTGAAGATGCCCGATTCAAATTGTTTTATGAGAAGCTGGGTAAGCTTGGGTACATGGGGAAATATGATGTGCTCAACACCGTTGACTACAGAGTGCCTCAACGCCGCAGACGTTTGATATATCTTGGCGCACTCGGCAAAGAAATCCCGTTTGCAGCGAGGAATGAAGAAGAAATTACAGTCCGACAAGCAATCGGCCATCTGCCTCCTGCAGGGGCTAGCGGAGATGCTATTCACGATATCCCAGAGAGGCGGACTCAGAGAATACGAGAACTTATCAGATTGATCCCCAGAGATGGAGGCAGCCGGACCGACCTTCCAGAGGAGTACGTTCTTGAATGCCACAAAAAATGTTCAGGATTCAAAGACGTATACGGGAGAATGGCATGGGACTCCCCCTCGCCTACCATTACGAGCGGTTGCTTCAATCCTTCAAAGGGACGTTTTTTACATCCTGTAGAGGACCGAGCAATCACCTTGCGCGAAGCCGCGCTTTTGCAAGGATTCCCAGAGGACTACTGCTTTCCGAATACCAATAGTAAGTCCGACATCGCTCTGATGATCGGTAATGCCCTTCCTCCGCCATTTATTGCTGCACATGCGCGTTCAATTAGGAATATCTTATAG
- a CDS encoding tyrosine-type recombinase/integrase, which produces MANKVKVNKYTGVYYHPSTTRKHKGRADRCFYFTYTEFIGDDKKLRWKKVGWASEGYTAQFASEERGRYIQRMRHGELSPDGRRSEVTFGEAFEVFYRDHAITNKKTHADDLSCYRTHLEARFGHRKLSSITKYDLEQIKTELLPPMDSKERERIVKANDGKEPWLKEASVRRILMLVSVVFNKMIKWPEKSGYKGTNPVTRVDMPKPSRKRERFLTHVEAETLLLALKEASLQTYRIALLSLETGMRMGEVFNMRWRDVDLDNSVINIPDAKGGTDQKVFLPERARKELRRIGVGKPQSFVFLNEKGEKVKEVSNTFQRTVDSQGLNEGAADTVERVTPHTLRHTYASWLAQSGKVDIYALQSIMRHKSFTTTQRYIHLIPTHSGHVAATVISELFPDKQIESLEDVMKLTPAEMNQMLDEQEEYYGRIYADDPEDS; this is translated from the coding sequence ATGGCAAACAAGGTCAAGGTCAACAAGTACACCGGAGTCTACTACCACCCCTCCACAACCCGCAAGCACAAGGGTAGGGCCGACCGCTGTTTCTACTTCACGTACACGGAGTTCATCGGCGACGACAAAAAACTGCGTTGGAAGAAGGTCGGATGGGCGTCGGAGGGCTACACAGCCCAGTTCGCTTCCGAGGAGCGGGGGCGCTACATCCAGCGGATGCGCCACGGTGAACTATCTCCCGATGGGAGGAGGTCGGAGGTGACCTTCGGGGAAGCCTTCGAGGTTTTCTACAGGGACCATGCAATCACCAACAAGAAGACGCATGCCGACGATCTCTCCTGCTACCGGACACACCTTGAAGCCCGATTCGGACATCGCAAGCTGTCCAGTATCACCAAGTACGACCTTGAGCAGATCAAGACGGAGTTGCTGCCTCCCATGGATTCGAAGGAGCGTGAGAGGATCGTCAAAGCCAACGACGGCAAAGAGCCATGGCTCAAGGAGGCCTCTGTCAGGCGCATCCTGATGCTGGTGAGCGTGGTCTTCAACAAGATGATCAAGTGGCCTGAGAAGTCCGGCTACAAGGGGACAAATCCCGTGACTCGGGTGGACATGCCCAAGCCGAGTAGGAAGCGTGAGCGGTTCTTGACCCATGTTGAAGCCGAGACCTTGCTGCTGGCCCTCAAGGAGGCCAGCCTCCAGACCTACCGGATCGCCCTGCTGTCGTTGGAGACAGGCATGAGGATGGGAGAGGTCTTCAACATGCGATGGCGGGATGTGGACCTCGACAACAGCGTCATCAACATCCCAGATGCCAAAGGTGGGACGGATCAGAAGGTGTTCCTGCCGGAGCGGGCAAGGAAAGAGCTACGGCGTATAGGGGTGGGGAAGCCGCAATCCTTCGTGTTCCTCAATGAGAAGGGGGAGAAGGTCAAGGAGGTGTCGAACACCTTCCAGCGGACTGTGGATAGCCAAGGCCTCAATGAAGGAGCCGCGGACACTGTCGAGCGCGTGACGCCGCATACCTTGCGGCACACATACGCAAGTTGGTTGGCACAGTCAGGTAAGGTGGATATTTACGCGCTTCAGAGCATCATGCGGCACAAGAGTTTCACCACCACTCAACGCTATATCCATCTGATCCCGACTCACAGCGGACATGTCGCTGCAACCGTCATCAGTGAGCTTTTTCCTGACAAGCAGATTGAGAGCTTGGAAGATGTGATGAAGCTGACGCCAGCAGAAATGAATCAGATGCTGGACGAGCAGGAGGAATACTACGGGAGAATCTACGCAGATGACCCTGAGGATTCATAA
- the dxs gene encoding 1-deoxy-D-xylulose-5-phosphate synthase, giving the protein MNIPQELELLPKIKGPADVRACSVKELETMAAEIRQVIISQVSQTGGHLAPNLGTVELTLALFRAFDLDQDKLIWDVGHQAYTHKLLTGRLNRFDTLRQFGGVSGFPRMAESPYDHFGVGHSSTSISAGLGIATARDLKEEDFNVVSVIGDGSLTGGLAFEGLNQAGDLERPFIVVLNDNEMSISTNVGALSRFLSRTVSAPMFVRWKDFVERRIKDIPGIGDELHHWAKRGKDSFKSFFTPGMLFEAFRFNYVGPLDGHDIGALADTFEQVKRIDTPVLVHVMTKKGKGYKPAETNPTYFHGVGRFEPETGLAPKPTPGGWASYTEVFGATLCTLAQRDEKIVAITAAMPEGTGTDCFRTRFPERFHDVGICEQHAVTFAAGLATQGYKPAVSIYSTFLQRSYDQIIHDVCLQNLNVNFFLDRGGLVGEDGATHHGAFDLSFLRLIPNMTLMAPKDEDELARMMATAFAVDGPTAVRYPRGMGVGVAVDPRLQPLQVGTGELERSGSDGAIIAIGSRVLPAMEAAEELSREQGLELAVFNARFVKPLPKEQLLALAAEHKCLIIVEENAIMGGFSSAVLELLADNGAMDGLRVHRMGLPDAFVEHGTQKELRTLLGIDKQGIKQRVLDVMR; this is encoded by the coding sequence ATGAATATACCGCAAGAACTGGAACTTCTGCCGAAGATCAAAGGACCGGCAGATGTCCGGGCCTGTTCCGTCAAGGAACTGGAAACCATGGCCGCGGAGATCCGGCAGGTGATTATTTCCCAGGTTTCCCAAACCGGGGGGCATCTGGCGCCCAACCTGGGAACCGTGGAATTGACTCTGGCGTTGTTTCGGGCCTTTGATCTGGATCAGGATAAGCTGATTTGGGATGTCGGTCACCAAGCCTACACGCACAAATTGCTCACCGGGCGTCTGAACCGGTTCGACACGTTGCGTCAATTCGGCGGGGTGAGCGGATTTCCACGCATGGCGGAAAGTCCTTATGATCATTTCGGAGTGGGCCACTCGTCCACCTCCATCTCCGCAGGGTTGGGAATTGCCACGGCGCGAGATTTGAAGGAAGAGGATTTCAACGTGGTTTCGGTCATCGGGGATGGCTCGCTTACCGGAGGGCTGGCCTTTGAGGGGTTGAACCAGGCCGGGGATCTGGAGCGCCCGTTCATTGTGGTGCTCAATGACAACGAAATGTCCATCTCCACCAACGTGGGGGCATTGTCCCGCTTCCTTTCCCGGACGGTCTCCGCGCCGATGTTCGTGCGCTGGAAGGATTTCGTGGAGCGCCGCATCAAGGATATTCCCGGCATCGGCGACGAGCTGCACCATTGGGCCAAGCGCGGCAAGGATTCATTCAAGAGTTTCTTTACGCCGGGCATGCTCTTTGAGGCCTTCCGGTTCAACTACGTCGGCCCGTTGGACGGACACGACATCGGCGCGTTGGCCGATACCTTCGAACAGGTCAAGCGCATTGATACGCCCGTGCTGGTGCATGTCATGACCAAAAAAGGCAAGGGCTATAAGCCGGCAGAGACCAATCCGACGTATTTTCACGGTGTTGGACGATTTGAGCCGGAAACGGGCCTGGCGCCCAAGCCCACGCCCGGCGGCTGGGCCTCCTATACCGAGGTCTTCGGCGCCACGCTCTGCACTTTGGCCCAGCGCGATGAAAAGATTGTGGCCATTACTGCGGCCATGCCCGAAGGAACCGGGACAGACTGTTTCCGCACACGTTTTCCCGAGCGGTTCCACGACGTGGGCATCTGTGAACAGCACGCCGTGACCTTTGCCGCGGGCCTGGCCACGCAGGGGTACAAACCCGCTGTTTCCATCTATTCCACCTTCTTGCAGCGCTCCTATGATCAGATCATTCACGATGTCTGCCTGCAAAATTTGAACGTGAACTTCTTTCTGGATCGCGGCGGGCTGGTCGGTGAGGACGGAGCCACCCACCATGGTGCCTTTGACCTGTCGTTTTTGCGGTTGATTCCCAATATGACCCTCATGGCACCCAAGGATGAAGATGAACTGGCCCGGATGATGGCCACGGCCTTTGCCGTGGACGGTCCCACGGCGGTTCGGTATCCCCGGGGAATGGGGGTGGGCGTGGCCGTGGATCCGAGGCTGCAACCCTTGCAGGTGGGAACCGGTGAACTGGAGCGTTCCGGGAGCGATGGAGCCATCATAGCCATTGGATCACGGGTGCTTCCCGCTATGGAGGCGGCTGAGGAGTTGTCCCGCGAACAAGGGCTGGAATTGGCCGTGTTTAACGCCCGTTTCGTTAAACCCTTGCCGAAAGAGCAATTGCTTGCACTGGCTGCCGAGCACAAGTGTCTCATCATCGTGGAGGAAAACGCCATCATGGGCGGTTTTTCCTCGGCAGTGCTGGAACTGTTGGCCGACAATGGTGCCATGGATGGACTGCGGGTTCATCGTATGGGGCTGCCGGATGCATTTGTGGAGCATGGAACGCAAAAAGAATTGCGAACCCTCCTGGGGATCGACAAACAGGGCATCAAGCAACGGGTGCTGGACGTCATGCGATGA